CCGGTTATTCCCctcaaagtaaaaacaaatgttaggACACTGGTAAATGAGATCTAAGTTGGGATGGTGTTGGCTGTGAAAGATCTCAGACCACCTCGGGTTCCTTCAGTTCTTGAGAGACTTATCTTAATAAAGCTTGATACGAACCGAGATTGAGCTCCGGCAAATGGGACACACATGGAGGTCTTCCCCACATCCAGCGCAAGTCTGATgagcaaaataagaaaaacaaaggaaagttAACGATTTTGATTCAAGTGCGATGCTTAGGTAACTCGGGAGTGGAAATGCACCTGATGACCACAATTGAAAGCCATGTTCTTTGCACTCACTAGACATACGGGGCAAAACTGTTGCTGTTTATCCAACAAAAAGATGTGACGAGCAGCAAAAGATTATCAATgcattgttgtttctttctttgtaaatCATACCTGGCTCTCGTTATGAGTAGTTGAAGGTGGTGTAGAGGAAACACCATTATCAtatggtttgttttgaaaactGGTTGATCGGGAAGTTCTTGGGCTGTTGCGCATAGATTGAGTAGCATAAGTTGGTGGTGGAAGCGCAATCCTGTCTGGACAATGTCCGGTTCTTTGTCTGCAAATTCGAAACAAGGAACGAAATTGGCGGTTATTGAGATCAATTCATAAATGCTGCAGTGATGAACTCAAATATCTGAATTTACTTACCCAAGTAAGCCTAGTTCGAGGGTGGCTTTATACTGAGACGGGATCTCCATCAAGGCAGAAAGCGCGAATTCTGCCTCTTTTCTTGCTGGATCAATGTTCTTTGACATTATATCCGTGAAATTCACAAACTGAAAGGATTCAAATAGACAACAAAAACCTTTGAAATTGATACATTTGCCAGGAAAAAGACAAGGGATCTATCTACACTATTGTAGAAACATGTTGATATTATTACCTGGAAATTGTCAAAGGCACGAGCGGGGATGTTGTCATCAAACTGTCTCATGGTGTCCCAGGGACCATCTCCAACACCAACAAGAACTATAGACAAAGGATATTCACTGCAACAGAATCCACCACAAGTTAGAGAGACACAGTTTGAAATTGGATTTTCGTCAAAGGAAATAGTATTTATTACCTTGCTCTAACAATGGCATCAATAGTCTGCTGCTCTTGTGGACTGAATCCACCGTTATCTGTATCAACACTTCTTGTCACCTGTCATAGTTAAAAGCTCCAATGGTAACTATACAGTACACAAATGTCTGGGAATGATTATAACTAAACACAAATAGATACAAGAAATACTTTCTCTAGTCGAATTAGGTTCCAATCTTTACCTGTCCATCAGCGATAATGAGAAGAACATGGTACTGGCCACCACTTTCTTCCACAATTGTCATGGCCCTTTCGATGATAGGTGCAAAAGATGTCGGACCTGTAAGAGAAGCAGCAAACTATAAGGAAAAAGTACAGCAAGATTCAGAAGACATGCAGAAGAAAAGGGATTATTCATCTCACTCAACCTGAGAGACGAAGCTGGGGAACAATCTCTCTGTAACACATGAGAACTTCTTCAAACCCGTTACAATATGTATCATTGGGATTGAAACTGAAGACATCCTGATCATGAGTTGTAGCTGCATAGTCAAAGAGAAACCAACCTTAAAATCTATTCTAGACAGGAACTTAACAGCTACATAAAAACAATCAGGGTTTGTACCATCTCCAAATCCATAACAGGGGATCAAATTATCCTCATCAAAAACCGATAAAGTCTTTCCAATGATGGAAATAGCTTGTTGATAAGGGTTTGGAGTAGTTCCAATGAAATGCAGACTCTTCCTACCAAATGATCTCGCCCCTAAATCAAATCACCCAAGTCAGCTTCCAGGTCAAAGAAACATATACTAAAACATTGAGATAAATTCTCTAACCTGTCCACTCGTTGCTCTTGGTGACATCTATACCAACAATGAGATTCGAGGACTCCAAACCGGCATGTGAAAGAGCAGCGGTaacctaaaagaaaagaaatatcaacaaaacaccAATAGAGAGATTCACAAACCGACACAACGACCTaagagacaaacaaacaaaaacaagagtgATCATCAAACCTCATCAATGGAACGGTAGTTATCAGCAATCCGTGAATACTTCCTCTCAAGATTCTTCGGTGTTTGTCTCCCAGAATTATAGGATGAAACAGGAGACGCAGATGGATGGTTTGGTGTCTGATAATAGCTGCTCTGGTCCCAAGCAGACGAATAAGATGAGCTCCCAGACACACTACGTTCATACCTACGACCACTTCCACCTCCTCTAGGTGACTCTTTAGAGCTACTTCCTCCCATCCAAGAcaaccaaacccaaaacaagataaacaaaacaatcgcCTGCAACACTTCAAGCATATGTCAAAAAATCAGATTAAGCCAACAACAAAGTTCCCttcttatcaaaatcaaacacgcatatataaatatgagaGAGCTTATTGACTCTGAAACAGATccaaagtttggattttttcaTCAAAGTCTTCACCTTTTACATTGTTTAAACACGTTTGACTCGGTAAATTTCACATTCATTGCctaataaactaatatatatcaGTAAGTCGCTTTCAGGAGGATTATAGCATCGCCGTGAAATACAAGGAAATTCTCAAAGTTTTTCCGGCGAGAAATGATAAATTAAGGGAAGACCCAATTCGGAAAATTACAGGAAACAAGGGCTTTACGAGTTGACTGGTTCAAACTAATTGAGAGAgtcacagagagagagagacgttACCTGTAATCGAATCAGCCCAAGGATCTCTTGtgaagttgatttttttaattcaccAATTGTGACGTTTATATACGTATccatttcacaaaaacaaaacaaaaaataagggAAGTAAActtatagtaattaaaattttagtttgataattaaatttttgggGGATCATAtaccataagaaaaaaattaaaataaaattttacaattacAATCTATGCATATTTTTATCCTACCAAAAAAATCTATGCATATTTTTATacttaatttattaattttataaatatatattttttaaataaattaagatttcTTGAAGATATGGAAAAACGAAATTGAAATATACAgtagaaatattattttatttcttacatgattttcaataatttatttatatttattattttcttgcaaaagataaattatcacattttcctttgtttttgttaaaattttatcttcCCCTGCATAAAAGATTTGACTAAATGCTAGATACAGTtcaatatattactattaagtTATATACTATCATCCAACAAGAAAAGTTGAACAGCAACTCCACAACCAAATAACCCAAGCTATGAACCTTAAGAAATTTAGACATGAAAAGTTGATAAACActtatatctttattttattgttaaacaTATAATGATATAAATCAATACAATGTGTTAACTTCTCATTATATGTTATTTAACACATTGTATTGTCACCACatatctctgttttcttaGTTACGTTTTTTTGAGTTAATGATAACATCATAGATGTAAATGTTAAGTAGAAACAGTGTGTGACAGAGCATGATACAAAAAGtgttttatttcaatattttacttttcttaaaGTTCACATTTTTATTCTATAACACACAATACATAGATAGAGGCACAAAGACTTGCAAGCACAAACGAAAGAAGAGGGAGAGATAACAAAgatataagagaagaaaaacacaccgaactacagaagaagaattttgttAATCTCGAACCCATTTCGGTTCTTTGATCACGATAAGTGGATTTACGCTTTCATCAAAGATGCAGTTAGATTTTTGCCTAAAACCGCGTAAACCGAGCTCCATCCTGCCTGAGTAGGGTGAAGTACATCCCAGAAGAAAGTAGACTTAGGATCATCGCATAAGGTATAGTTCTTCTGACCTTTCTCGTCCACAACCCCACAAACACCTCCTCAACATTCTTTCAACGGAGTTTTAAACCGCGTACTCCCTACATTTCCATAACCAATCACACAATATATAAAAGCCTTGAAAATATGGATTTCAAGAATGttgtgttttactttttcttaactGGAGTCTCTCCATTGTTCTTGAAAACGGTCAAGAAGGCGTTGTAGTAATCAATGAACATGAAAGTCGAATCCTTGGTCTCTTTGTTGAGCGTGGCCAGTAGTGTCTTCAACTTGTTGTTGTGATAGATCACTAGCCCGTTTACAGCTATAATGCAATCCTTGACTGTGGAGCCTTTGGAGATGAAGGGGATAGTTAAATAATGTTATTTGGAATTTTCCATATACATAATGGAATCTTCTTAGTTTATTATCTACTATTTTAAGTGATCTAAATTCTAAACACATTTCTATAGTGGGAAGTATACGAAACGAATTATTTAAGATATTTAATGGAAAAAAGTTTtagaaacaagtaaaaaattggttttggtCAGTACACTCAAGTGTAGCCGTAAGCTATGACGACGAAATGAAAACAACTTTAAATTATTTCCCAAGCCTCTTTCCGACAGTATGGGGCTCTAAAAGTATATCACTAATTCAGTAGTCGAATCGAATATGCCTTTGTTCTTTCCCTTTTAAATccataatttatttctaaaataataaaaaggagaTTGTCACTGGAGAAGCCGCCTCAAATGATGTCCATATCGCATCATAACATTTAACGTCACacgataaaacaaaacatttcgtattttgttttgcaatcTATTTAGTAATTGCATTATTAGTAGTGGCCTATCTCTTTTGAAGTTGAAAGTCTCTAGTTGACTTGGTCGTATTTGTATCATTGTCACATATAAGTGAAAATTAAGATGGACATTTCCGATATTATTAGCTAAATTAAAtcattctaattttttttaccagaTATTCAAAATTCCAACTCATTTAGAGTTTCACGTTGGCATCCAAGTACTTGGATTAGCTTTCGACTAAACAAGAAATTTTACGTTTTTGCATAGAttataaaattagtttgaaaatttggttCAAAAATTTCCTGATTAAAAGAATATAACGAAGCATTTTATAATGatgacaatgattcataatttttgtaagtgcTTCAGTTGCTACCTAACTCAAAGTCGCAACTTATATTCTAAcagtttcatcattttaattttctaaaaaaaaaaaaaaatcaaagaccaaaaaattctaaattaaaCCTATAATAGTTtcctttaaccaaaaaaaaaaaacctatacTAGTTTCAAGGCTCGTAGAGGAAGTTAGATTACTTACCATTTAAAAATctacaatttaaatatataatttttttaaagtattttataaaataacattacaagatagatctttttttttttggtaaaaaataagatagattatatatagatagatcaataaacataaaaatagttttggCGCGTTATAGAAAGGCTCTATGCATCTAATCACTATCCTCTCTCCGTCGCGTAGTTCAAGGAGTTCTCCTTTGATTATCCTTaaatatctctcttctctcgttTTCTTCTACCTCCTCCTCCCATTTCTTTTCATTGCCCTTGTTACGGAACATGAACACTTCATCGTCCTTCAAGGCCCTTGCTTCTCCTCCTTTGATTTCTACCTCTagaccaacaacaaaatctttcCCAAACCCAAGATTCACTTCAAGATTCTCTCCTAAACCCATTACATGCATGCGCGATTCTCTTAATCTTGGCTCGAATCCAAAAGCTCCAAGCCCTTTTTCTTTGGCAACGGTTTCGGTTGATGCTCCTTTGGGAACAAAAACCTCCGACAAGCTTCGCATCCTCGTATCCGAGTTCCGGTCCTTAACCGAACCTATCGACCGTGTAAAACGTCTCTTAAACTACGCAGCAACTCTAGCCCCGCTCGATGAGTCGGCTCGCATCTCCGAGAACCGAGTCACGGGATGTACGACTCAAGTGTGGTTAGAGATAAAGATGGATGAGTTTGGGAGGATGAGGTTTAAAGCAGACAGTGATTCGGAGATCTCGAAagggttttgttcttgtcttaTCTGGATCCTAGACGGTGCTAAGCCAGAGGAAGTGATGGGCGTGAGAAGCGAGGACTTGTCGGAGATGAACGTTGGGGTTCACGGCAAGGAACAGTCAAGGGTTAACACGTGGCACAACGTGTTGATGAGTATGCAGAAACGGACCATGACTCTAGTTGCTACTGACGTGGCGCATCAAAGAGGACAAAGACCACCGCACCAACATGATCTCTTATTTAAATACGTTAATGGAAGTTACATGGAATCTTCTAAGGTTCATGATTATTCCATTTCGTTGCTTCCTTTgtattatgattttattatatgaatGTGTTTTTGGTGTGCTTTAGAATATTGTAACGCCTAATTTTGAACATAAATTCAAagtttgtgttcttttgtatcttgcaaaatcaaagttttgaggATAAGTTAAACACCATGATGTTAGCAAGAATTATTAGGACTGGTCCAATGTTTTCGGATACAGTGCCCCAAATCTAGAAAATTGGGTTCTTTTATACATTATccagattttctttcttatcaaGAATTTtcactataatttttttttaactttttttttgttaaaaaagtCCACCAATAGTAATTAGTAAATACTAAAATGTCTTCGGATAGTGTCATACTGTCAAATAACTATAAATATTGACAAAGATCTAATAATCCGATTTTAAATTTGGAgatcttaatatataattttacttgttttgtttttgtcgtAGGCCGAGTCTAAAACCATATACCATCTAGTAAGTTAAATATACCAAAAAGTCTGTTCAGTTTTGAAATTAGTCGGATGTTTAAGCAAATTCGAATACTCGATgttaaatctaaaaaaaaaaaaattgtttaggtCTTTAAACATAAAATGGAAACGAGCTAATTCTAAATTAAAGCAATATCTTCCTTACGTGAAGTCTTATGTAAGAAGATTTTTAGTCGTTGGCTGATCATAACCGTCTATATTGCTAAAGTCAAGAACACCAACCCCCCCCCCATCGAATTTCTTAATCTTCAAGGATATTTGGTATTTcgattttctttcatttaagTATCACTAGCACTATGTGATGAGTTTAGATTATAACAATGAAAATGATTGCGGGACCAGAGATGGgcctcacaagtcacaactcACAAAAAGTGATCAatgtgatttatatatttattaatttataaaagtaataTTTGAGTTTAAATATCAATTCAGAACTggaaaatttttaatttaacaaaatgttaaTTTCTGGAGGTTCAAACgtatttttaaataatgtttgtattaagtattaaaataacattaatttacagcatatcttttaatttggtattggatttaagaaaatatacaaatatcaattacttatataatttttcattggttaaaaacaaatatgacaTCATCTATATATGGTAATTTTAGtgttccaacaaaaaaaaaaagacttccATCTATATATGGTGAGTTGGTGTAACCGCTGAGGCGCTGACCACAAGGTCCACAACAATCAGTTCTAAAATAGGCTGGGTCCACAAgcaattatttttcaaaaaggttatatttttttcattttctttctcctaTATCGAATAGGTGAAAGAAGGAATTCccaaaaaatttcttatatatagttAAGTTTCTAAGTAAATATGTCAAGCCAATGTAAGATATTATTGTGTATAATACGAGTTAAATAACTTTCATGAAtactcaaattttgattatattattgtGTAAATAAGAGTTTAGATATTggtaaataactaaatatcaAATAAGGAGGTGAAAGGTTAACATTTAGCACCTAGGCGgcatttttgtttgggtttttaaCAAActagaaaaactaaatttgttgatttttaatGCTGTCACAATGAGGAGATGAGATACAAAAAGTATATGTTTAAGTTcaataataaatttacaacttttattaattacaaattatCGTAATATGTCACAATGATTTTTAATGCTGTCACAATGAGGTAAtacattattttcattatacaTATCgacttttattaattacaaattatCGTACACATAAGTACATAACTTAATGTACGCATTACGGATATGCATTCAAAATCtcttagtttagttttttttttttttttttttttttttttttttttgggtaaacaTGTGAAGATTTCATAccaattttcagttttttacAGAATACAGAGGCTTAAACAAAGAAGACAGAAGACCAAAATCTACAAACGTACGACATAACAAAAGAACACTGCAAAACaagagtaaaacaaaagaagtagCATAAGTTGGAGTAAGAGGAATCCCAATTCAATCAGAAATGCCGCGAGTCTTCCGCACCCGAGAGAACGCCCAAATACTCTGACGATGCGGGCATACAGCTTTTCCAAACGCAAAGATCATCTTTCACTTGCAAGAACAAGTTATTATCAAACACATCTTATAtctgtatttatttatattatataataaagagtTTAAGGCAATACATTATATTAactaaatatcaatttttgttaaattacaaataaaccaaaaaacgGTTACGAAATAGTGTGAAtctcttaattataaaaagacaaaagaaaatattttcgAATTTAAGTTCAGAATAtcttaattataagaaaacaaaaggaaataCATTTGGATTTCTGTTCAGAATCtcataattataaaaagacaaaaacgaAATCCTTTGACTAATAAATAGATAGACCTATTATCCTATATAACGCATTGACTAATAAATACATcgaaatattctttttttcttcctccaatttgaatgtttgtaacaactttctatatttttgaCTGCGCCAAAACCCTAGTGCATCTTATCTATTTATACTTTTACCAATTCACTGTTGCCACTCACACTATTTCGTAGTCATTGTAGCTCTCTTGTGACAACAATATGACTAATAAACTTCGCTCAGAAGAAACAATCACGtccctttcttctttcatGGCTAGTACACTTAGCATTGCGTCACCCTCTCCTTGTTCTATTCCATTGTCGGTCACAAAGGTCTCGCctttaaagagaaagagacctACCCACTTAAATATCCCTGACCTCAATCCTCAACAACCGATTTCAACTGATTACTTCCGTTTCAGAGAGGGTGACGCAAAGGTCTCGCctttaaagagaaagagacctGCCCACCTAAATATCCCTGACCTCAATCCTCAACAACCGATTCGAACTGATTACTTCAGTTTCACAGACTTTGCTCACCAAAACGGCACCGTAAGCTTCGGTGGCAATGGTTTTGGTGTCGTCTCCAGAAACGGTAAGAAGAAGTTTATGGAAGATACTCACAGAATTGTTCCTTGTTTGGTTGGTAACTCCAAAAAggtatctttttttcttcctcttcattgAATTAATAGGTTTGAGATCTTAAGTGTGTTTTGTGGTTGATGGGTTTGGGATTGATTTTTGTAGAGTTTCTTTGGAGTTTATGATGGTCATGGAGGTGCTAAAGCTGCAGAATTTGTGGCTGAGAATTTGCACAAATATGTTGTTGAGATGATGGAGAATTGTAAGGGGAAGGAGGAGAAAGTTGAAGCCTTTAAGGCTGCTTTTTTGAGGACTGATCGTGATTTCCTAGAAAAGGTAATAAAGGAACAATCTTTGAAGGTTACTTGTAAGAAAGATTACAATCTATTTTGAACTTACTGGTTGCATAAAAATATTAGGGTGTTGTGAGTGGTGCTTGCTGTGTTACTGCTGTGATACAAGATCAGGAGATGATTGTATCAAATTTGGGAGATTGTAGAGCTGTCCTGTGTAGAGCAGGTGTTGCTGAGGCTCTTACTGATGATCACAAACCAGGAAGGGATGATGAAAAGGAAAGAATTGAGAGTCAGGTAATGTTGTCAAGTGTCAAGAAGTTTGTATTTTTGCTGATTGTGTGTTGAGAGAGTAGAGTTTGATACCTTTCATGACATTTGGTTTACAGGGAGGTTATGTCGATAATCATCAAGGGGCTTGGCGAGTTCAGGGAATACTTGCGGTTTCCAGAAGCATTGGAGATGCACACTTAAAGAAGTGGGTGGTTGCTGAACCTGAGACGAGAGTACTAGAACTGGAACAAGATATGGAGTTTCTTGTCTTAGCTTCTGATGGACTTTGGGATGTGGTTAGCAATCAAGAAGCTGTTTATACCGTGTTGCATGTTCTAGCTCAGAGAAAGACGCCTAAAGAAAGTGAGGAGGAGAACTTGGTTCAGGGCTTTGTCAATATGAGCCCATCTTCGAAACTTCGTCGAGCTTCACTGGTCAAGTCTCCCAGATGTGCTAAATCCCAAAGTTACTACTACAACTCAGAGAATGAATCACCCTCACTCAACCGTGAAATAGGGAGTTCACCTTCAAAGTCACCGATAACACCGTGGAAGTCTCTTTGGGCCAAAGCGGCTTGCAAAGAGCTTGCGAACCTGGCTGCAAAAAGAGGCAGTATGGATGATATCACAGTGGTGATAATTGATCTCAACCATTACAAAGGCTGAAAACTCttaacaaatatgtttgtATTCTATATAAGTATCATATCTCTCTGAGACTCTAGTGGTTATGTAGATTCTTGttcataatatataatggACTAATCTCACCATAAATCTTATTGCGTTCTTACTAAATTCATATCAGTGACTTACATTTGTTTCCTGTCTAAGAAATCATAGAAACAAACtcataaaaagaagaaaagcttgtttcttcttgttgtcaCTGCCTTTTACAGGCCTTGCTTAACCCTGGAGCAATCTTATCGAAAATGAATTTGTTAGCAGCCTGCGTGAAGTGTACACCGTCCCACACAACAGCCTTATCAGGCTCATCGCACGGCTTTCCAATGTAAACCTCTTTACCTTTcacaatcttcttcatcccACATCCGATACCCTTGTTGTAGTTATACTTCCCTCCATGTCCACAACACGAAACCAACGATCCCTTAAACCCGTGACCCTGAGCGTGAACAAACAACTCATGCTTGAGAGAGTAGACATCTACATAAGTGATGGCTGCTTCAGATAGAGAACTTCTTAGCTCGATCACAGCTTGTTTCAAAGCGTGATTGAATTGTTGAGCTAAGTGGTTCAAAGGAGAAACACATCCATGTGAATCAAAGTCTGATGCTTTATTCGGAAACCGTTCAATCACATAAGCTAAACAACCAATAGGTCCAGTGTTATGAATCCAGAAGTATCTCCCTCCTTGTCCATAAATATTCTatcaccaaaagaaaaaacacatttttatgatttccctttaaacaaaatcagagTCAGAAACAGAGAGACCAACCTTGATAGCATTCATGAACTGACTTATGATCTCAGGAACTTCGGTTTCAACTTGTTCTACGGTTTTATTAGCGAAGTAACCTGCTGTGAGATCGTTCTGACCAATGTCAAAAGTGTACAAAGCTTTTGAGAAGCTGTCGGATTCAGGCAACATTGTCTTGTAGACTCCTCCACGACTACGAACAGTTTGAGATCTGTTGTGGAAGTTATAGAATTGTACGAACTGTACATCGAGTGAAAATGGGCTGAATCCACTTTGACGTAGAGTAGAGTTAAGAGCTCTTATCGGAGATCCCGCGGTAGCGAAGTTAGCGCCGTGGCTGAAGTTTGAACCAACGGAGTCTAGAAACGCGCTTAGATATGGTAATCCAAGACTCTCCGCTATGTTCAAAACAGAAGCAAAatcagcaaaaacaaaaaacgcaAACGTTTTGGATAGGGAAGAGTTAGTGTACCTATGAAGTCAATGACGAGGCGACCATCGCAGTATCGTCCCGCGGGTGAGCCGAAGAAGGAAGAGCCGTGAGGAGGACCAGCTTGGCCAAAAGCAGCGGAGAGACCGCCGGTATCGGAGTTAGAGTCACCAAAGTTAAAGATTGCTGGGAAATGGCATTGATGGGCATGTGTTGATGGTGATAgtgaagaaagcaaagagagagcaaacaaagaagatagGATTGGATTCATTGGTAAAGCTAAAGATGTAAAGAGACCAAAACTCAATCACGGGACTTTTATCctcaaaagaagagaaacgtTACCCCtaccagaaaaagaaagaaggttggcaaaacacaaaaatcagAGATTTGtgatatgtttttattgaGATAGGGTTAGTTATAAATCAATACATTTTGAATATGTTTACGAAAATACTTGTAAGTTTACCATCATACAAAtatgctttctttctttggaggattctcttcttatttctttctttttaagtttatatGGTAGCTTtccattttcatattttattttattttcgttgTAGATatctagtttttttaatttgttgtcTCTATTTTCTATCacgttttttttctcaaatcttcttttatctttttttgcaTGAGTTGTCGTGTATACACTCTCACGATTATCGCAACATTAATGAAACAGGGTTGTGAGATTGTTGTGTGGTTTCGTTCGTAGAGATGATTGTTTGGATTCCAAAATGGTTGAAACATGCTTGTTTGGATTTGTTCAACTGGTTGAAAAGGGCTTTGCTTCGTTTGATTGGCTATGGCTacataaatatgattaataGTAAGCTCACTGATTGACCATCTAACATTTTCTTGGCCTCTTTTAGCTATGGGGAACAACATAgtgttttcttactttaatAGATGTGTTACCATTCTACAAGTTTGGAAGAACGTGTGTTTAAACATTAGtagaaacatgaaaatttaagaaaaataccCCTAGTTGTTAATAGAAATGTATTGTTAATGCcctactaatatttttttcccaGTGAATTCTGTTCACCAGTCATCACAACTTTCGAAGTGATGCTTAACATAAATTATCGAAACTTTGTGAAAATGTTTAAACGTCGTAAAAACtttacaataatttaaaaacaactGAATGTTCTTCTTAGAGGTTAATGTATCAGATGGCAAAACGTCGCCGTTTTACATTCCTCTCATCTGAAACTGTTACAAGTCTGTTAATACGGTGCCGTTTAATTGTAGTTgtttt
This sequence is a window from Arabidopsis thaliana chromosome 1 sequence. Protein-coding genes within it:
- a CDS encoding Copine (Calcium-dependent phospholipid-binding protein) family, whose protein sequence is MLEVLQAIVLFILFWVWLSWMGGSSSKESPRGGGSGRRYERSVSGSSSYSSAWDQSSYYQTPNHPSASPVSSYNSGRQTPKNLERKYSRIADNYRSIDEVTAALSHAGLESSNLIVGIDVTKSNEWTGARSFGRKSLHFIGTTPNPYQQAISIIGKTLSVFDEDNLIPCYGFGDATTHDQDVFSFNPNDTYCNGFEEVLMCYREIVPQLRLSGPTSFAPIIERAMTIVEESGGQYHVLLIIADGQVTRSVDTDNGGFSPQEQQTIDAIVRASEYPLSIVLVGVGDGPWDTMRQFDDNIPARAFDNFQFVNFTDIMSKNIDPARKEAEFALSALMEIPSQYKATLELGLLGQRTGHCPDRIALPPPTYATQSMRNSPRTSRSTSFQNKPYDNGVSSTPPSTTHNESQV
- a CDS encoding Copine (Calcium-dependent phospholipid-binding protein) family (Copine (Calcium-dependent phospholipid-binding protein) family; FUNCTIONS IN: zinc ion binding; INVOLVED IN: N-terminal protein myristoylation; EXPRESSED IN: 19 plant structures; EXPRESSED DURING: 10 growth stages; CONTAINS InterPro DOMAIN/s: Zinc finger, RING-type (InterPro:IPR001841), Copine (InterPro:IPR010734), von Willebrand factor, type A (InterPro:IPR002035); BEST Arabidopsis thaliana protein match is: RING domain ligase2 (TAIR:AT5G14420.2); Has 1565 Blast hits to 1560 proteins in 126 species: Archae - 0; Bacteria - 2; Metazoa - 893; Fungi - 2; Plants - 396; Viruses - 12; Other Eukaryotes - 260 (source: NCBI BLink).); amino-acid sequence: MGGSSSKESPRGGGSGRRYERSVSGSSSYSSAWDQSSYYQTPNHPSASPVSSYNSGRQTPKNLERKYSRIADNYRSIDEVTAALSHAGLESSNLIVGIDVTKSNEWTGARSFGRKSLHFIGTTPNPYQQAISIIGKTLSVFDEDNLIPCYGFGDATTHDQDVFSFNPNDTYCNGFEEVLMCYREIVPQLRLSGPTSFAPIIERAMTIVEESGGQYHVLLIIADGQVTRSVDTDNGGFSPQEQQTIDAIVRASEYPLSIVLVGVGDGPWDTMRQFDDNIPARAFDNFQFVNFTDIMSKNIDPARKEAEFALSALMEIPSQYKATLELGLLGQRTGHCPDRIALPPPTYATQSMRNSPRTSRSTSFQNKPYDNGVSSTPPSTTHNESQQQFCPVCLVSAKNMAFNCGHQTCAGCGEDLHVCPICRSSISVRIKLY
- a CDS encoding Copine (Calcium-dependent phospholipid-binding protein) family (Copine (Calcium-dependent phospholipid-binding protein) family; FUNCTIONS IN: zinc ion binding; INVOLVED IN: N-terminal protein myristoylation; EXPRESSED IN: 19 plant structures; EXPRESSED DURING: 10 growth stages; CONTAINS InterPro DOMAIN/s: Zinc finger, RING-type (InterPro:IPR001841), Copine (InterPro:IPR010734), von Willebrand factor, type A (InterPro:IPR002035); BEST Arabidopsis thaliana protein match is: RING domain ligase2 (TAIR:AT5G14420.2); Has 1564 Blast hits to 1559 proteins in 126 species: Archae - 0; Bacteria - 2; Metazoa - 894; Fungi - 2; Plants - 394; Viruses - 12; Other Eukaryotes - 260 (source: NCBI BLink).) gives rise to the protein MLEVLQAIVLFILFWVWLSWMGGSSSKESPRGGGSGRRYERSVSGSSSYSSAWDQSSYYQTPNHPSASPVSSYNSGRQTPKNLERKYSRIADNYRSIDEVTAALSHAGLESSNLIVGIDVTKSNEWTGARSFGRKSLHFIGTTPNPYQQAISIIGKTLSVFDEDNLIPCYGFGDATTHDQDVFSFNPNDTYCNGFEEVLMCYREIVPQLRLSGPTSFAPIIERAMTIVEESGGQYHVLLIIADGQVTRSVDTDNGGFSPQEQQTIDAIVRASEYPLSIVLVGVGDGPWDTMRQFDDNIPARAFDNFQFVNFTDIMSKNIDPARKEAEFALSALMEIPSQYKATLELGLLGQRTGHCPDRIALPPPTYATQSMRNSPRTSRSTSFQNKPYDNGVSSTPPSTTHNESQQQFCPVCLVSAKNMAFNCGHQTCAGCGEDLHVCPICRSSISVRIKLY